The DNA region ttaattaagcgcttattaTGGCTATAAGCGCTAATTGCATAAGCCATTTTCGCGagataacttatgaaaataagttcaaaacaacttatagatAAACCAATTAAGTTCTCCCAAAGCTCAATTAAGCTCTTCCAAAAAGGACCTGAATGGAAAAAATATGATCAATACGAATCCCTCAATCTATTGAAATAAATTTCTATTATTGTAAACCAAATCTCTATGGAGATGGATATTAGATGAGATGAGACATACTATTTTCACATAGTACTCGAAAAGCGCTTCAAAGGTGTAGAATGCCACAGAGCATCAAACAATTAGGAAAATACTGGACTAACAAAGAGTATAATTCACTAACTTTGATTTATGATAAAGAAATTCCTGCTAACAGAGTATTCTCAATTCCACTTATTCATGGCTTCTACAGTCACTGTTGCCATTTCAATTTTATCTCAGACAAAAAAGTTTATTCCAAAAATTTGCTTCCTTTTCACTCTATGCTAGACTAAGAGGGAAGGAATCAGTTGGAACCATAGACCCACTTCTCTGCATTGCTAGTGAAATTAACCAACTCTTCTGGCTTAAACCACAAGTTGACTTCATCCTTGGCAGTCTCTGGACCATCACTCCCATGGATGATATTTCTACAGATAAAGGTAACAATCAGATTGTGATAACCGAATTATGGACAATGCATGTATGTAAAGAATGAAGCATGTCTCTATGCTAAACAATACCTTCCAACGATGACAGCCAGATCGCCTCTAATAGTTCCAGGTTCTGACTTCTGGGGATCTGTGGCCCCAATTAGCTTTCGGCCATATGATATTGCTCCCTGTCCTTCCCAGACCTGTAACATGAATTTTCGGGAACAAATAAGACAACAGGTTAGGAACATGAATCAAAATCTTCTGCCTCCAAATGATGTCTTAATTTGCTGTTTCACCAGTGAAAACTTGCAGGTCAATTAAGAAAAACAACATGGGTGGGGCAGTTATACATGGTAGTTTTTAATTGTCATGTCAGTATTTTATTGGTGAGACAAAGAATGATTTAGGTACATGAGATTTCAATCCCACAGACATTAGgttgttttgatccaaaaggcAAGAGATTGAACAGATTCTAACCATTGCAACAACAGGGCCAGAGCTAAGGAATTCACATAGCTCATTGAAGAAGGGTCTCTCCTTCAGGTCATGGTAATGTCTCTGGGCGAATTCCTTTGAAGGAACTAATACTTTAATTCCCACAAGCTTGTATCCTTTCCGCTCAAAACGAGATATAATCTCTGAAATCTGCAAAAATAAATATCTTAGAAGTTGTATACTAAAGTATACCCATTGCCTCAGAAACAATCCATAAGAAGTGCTAGAAATCTAGTTTCACTTTACCAGCCCTCTCTGCACTCCGTCAGGCTTAATGGCAATGAAAGTGCGCTCCAGCTGGTAGGGAAAATGAACACATGATTTGCACATAAGAATCATTATCAAGAAAGACAACAAGCAAAGATGAAACTGAAAATAGACATGATGACGATAAATGTTGAATGTACCTCAGCAGCGTGCACCTCCTGATCTTGGAGAAGGAAAGCTGCAAGACatataagaagaaaaatgaggggAAGTAGTCTAAGATATGAATATCTGTTTGACGGATGTTCACTGATATTGTGCTACATTAAGAACCAACTGTGAAGTGTGAACTGACAAATGAAAAAGGTCTCAAAGCACAAAGCATAGTTTTGAGCCTTTGTGAAAACCTAGAAGTTAACTAGTGTAAACTACTAGATTTTGCTTTGATAAACTAACATGTATAAATTATTAACGTAATCTGAAGATTGATATACACGACGCACacacagaaaaagaaaatggtAATGTCAACTCATGGCTTTTGCAGTGTAATTTATCTATTGTGCAAATCATGGTAGAGATTAAGGAATCAGCAAGAAAGAAAAGCCATCACAAAAATGTACAAATGTGCTAAAACTATAAGCGTCAATTGGTAAATTGAAGAGGCTGGATTGAACTATTGAAATTCATTGCCGATGCAGGGATATTAAGGGAAGCAATCATATCTAGACCACATAAAAAATCTTTAGTTTTATACTGGGATGCAGACACACAGAGCAGTTAATTATAAATAGATCCCGGAAGCCACGGAGCTAAGGTAAAACAAGGCAAAAGGCTCCTCTTCCTTTTGATTCCAGAAAGCTTATTATTAACACCTAAGCCATCATATTGTTTGTATTCATTTGACATATAAGACatgcacttaaagacacacaTATAAGACAACAAATTGGGGTTGGCAAAGAGGTATGCAAGACAAGAGATGTTATTTTTGTTTGTATTCTTTCTTATGAAAATCAGAAAATGAATGTCTTGTTCTGAAAATTGGGTTATTCATAATTGTCCAAACCTGCAGCAGGAAGAGCAAGAGCTCCTGAAATCCATGCTCCGGGTCCACTTTGAGAACCAGCCCTTCTGTAACTGGAAGCCAGAAGAGGCGCTTTATTGGTGAACAAAACTGCAGAAGCAGCACCTACCGCACGCCCTTCTGCAAAAACAATGATCCAAACCCAATCATAATCAGAGAAACTCAAAATTCAATCTAATTTGCATACGGCGCACAAAACTTGAGCTGAACTATAGTAATTAACATAGCTGAATCCAAATTTAACGACAACAAATTAACCGATGGAATCAACGAAGCTCGAAGACATTGTTAATGGAATATAGAACAGAATCAGATCAAAGAGTGAATGAATACTACGAGATCGGAAAATGGTGGCTTACCGGAGAAAAAACGAGAGGCGTTGGAAGAAGAGAGGAGGGACCTGGTGGCTCTAGAAGCGGATCTGCAAACCTGGGAAGCCATCACGTTGGACTCACTCGACGGCTTTGGAGAAAGACTGTGTTGTGTTGTGTCGTGTGTGATTTATGCGACTGAGTGAGCTTCTTGTGTTGGAGTCAGTTATATAGTTGTTTGTTCCTTTTTGCAATTTGGTCCTtggttttattttcattttcatttttggtTCGTGTCGGTGAGCGTTTTAAGGGCTGTGAATACTGGTAGTAGTAACTGGTTAGTGGTTACTTGGTTAGGTCAAATCTAACCCCAATAATATAGGTTGTGACACGTGAATCCAGACCCAGAAAACTGTAACAACTTAATCAGCAATGAGAACCATCTATGCGGTTTATTCATTTTGGAAAAAATTACATTCACATTAAACACACCTCCACCTAGATAAAATATGAAGAtaaataagtgatatgataagtgatgtaatagaaaatgtaaataattaagaaaataaatgagTGAGAATgtgataaaagaaaaattatagtGGGAATagatcaaaattcaaaactcatTCTTTTAAGTGTTCATTTACTAATTAAATACTTCTTATTCAAAATGGGTGTACAACACAGACCATGTTTGGCACATGATCACCGCTAAGTTAGAATAGTAGGTCAGAGTAATGTATTTGTTCATTTTTAGAGTAAATAAACTAGTCCTTCAGAAACCTAACGAGGGACACGAgacttgaaaaatattaaaacgcCACCTTATATCTTTTTTATTGGTCAAAAAACACCACCTAGTATTCAAAAGTTGTAAATGTCATTCGTGAAGTTTTTCATTTGAGGAGCGAAGAAGTATTTAAATTCTTACAAATTAGTGAATTACTATTGGTGGGTCGATTATATAAAGTTGGAAAAGAATAAAACGCACTCACAGGTAGgaatgacaatgggtagggtctgggtagggtactatagtactcatccccatacccgcgttttaaaaATTACCCGTACTCGTCctcatacccgcgtgggtagcaacttgaatgcccgTCCCCGTACCTGTGCCCATTACCagcaatttagctaaccaaaatatatttttcactatttttgttaatagaaaataaaaaatacaattaactttttaaataaaaaacactaatataaatacaaaaaattatCTACtgaacaaataaaatcattcaactaagaatatttttttagaacgaataagcaagaaagatataacttaatttttaattttgtatttataatatagtcctaaagttgtaggttattaacttactaattttaaaaataagtggaagtAAATTaacaatgattatgaatactttaaatattcacctattttttaaaataagtaagtttgaaagctatagcttaagttaatttattcatataataataataataataataataataatatgtgtgcgggtatggggcgggttgggtactatagtacccatacccgcacccatacccaatACTTTTTGCaggtaattacccatacccaaccccatacccatctagcgggtttttaccctacccatagtaaGTATTTTTTacgggtaccctatgggtccgagacccattgccatcGTTACTGACAGGGAAGAAAATAAAGGAGGTTCTTCTTGGGGAACCTATCATAAAAAATGTTGCGTTGTTCACACGGTTGACATTTAACACACGAGATTAATGAGCATATACCCCTCAACAATCACTAGTGTAACACAAGTTCTTTCCCCATGCTTGTATGATTCATCATCAGCACCAACCAAGATCACTAATTGTTCAGGCATaagaaaatcaattttagatcCCTTATGGTTATGGGTCGATTAAGTCCAGGAGAGCTGGAAGTGATGAAATAATCTTCAGTCTCTATTCAATTCAAATTACTATTTTATCTAGTATGTACAAGGGTCATATTTACATAAGTAGCTCATCTTTCAAGCCATCTTACAAGATAAGGTGTCAAATATACTACATATCAATTGAACCATTGGGAGTTGCTGTATCAGATTCCAATTTGCAGTCAGATTTTAAAGCTGATAACCATGAGTCCACCTGAAAGATGAATAATAAGGGAGGGAACTACATAGGTTAATATGATCAAAATATGTGTAGCCTGTAATTACTAATTAGATGTTGACTGTAAATAAAATAAGGATGTAAATAATTTAGCTCAGACTGTATGGACTTCATAATTTCAACTTTCAATTGCTTCAATCTAGTTCAATTTACTTTAAAAATTGGACAAATATGGTCTTGACTTTAACCTACCATTCGATGGAATTGGATCACAAAGGTTTATGTGAATGGCAAATTAAGACCATTCTGTCACTTGTCAGGTCAAAAGTTCTAATCTATGTCAGTGTCTTCCGTTTAGTTATTGGATGATAAGTTAATGTCATGACCatgttttcttaattttaaaagCAGGGGAGTAAATTGGAGCAATTGTAAAACTATTAAGgataaaaaatacaattaagcctaaaaacaACCAATGAACAAACTAGGTTAACTTAGAGATACCTGTATCTTAGAACTACTTGAGCATTCATATCGTAATCCATGACGAGTTAAAATATAAAAGGCATATCGCATCTCATCATCTTCACGCTTGAAACTCGGTAACTGATCTACTTCAATAATGTCAGATAGAAGCGTTGAGTCCTGAGGACTTAGATCTGCAATTTTCCACCTTCATCAGCAATTGTAAATGAAAAACCAATCATCTCGAAGCTTAAGAATCAATATACTTGATAGAGCCAACAGCGCatgcatatttatttttgttaaaggTATTGAACTATCGGTAAATCCCAAACACGAGCCTTCTAATGGCAAGAACTATGAAAGCATTGGTTCATCACATGGCATGAGAGCTTTCTCTAGAAATCTATCAAGATGGAAAAAAACTTTCAGTATCATCTAAAGAACAAATAACTACCTTAcctgtacaaaccaaatataagAATAGACATGCACCCTGAAGAACAACAAAGCGAGGAACCCAATCATCTACTTCAGTATCATCTATAGGTGGAGATTCTCCCGGAAGTGCCGCCCATCTCTATGGACAAGAATCACAAGCATATCACAAATTAGTACAAAGCCTGTCAGGGAAACATTATAGTGACCCACAAATTGATGCAGAGCAAAATAATGGAGATTTAGACGGTAAGTACAGTTCGAATGTACAAATAGCCAGATAGACGAGATGACCGCAATATTTCATCAATATTTTCCAACCTGTATTCAATAAAAACACCAGAATTATTTTTAGAAAACGCCGACTTCTATTAAGAGATGTAAGAATTACCCACAAATAAGGAAGGGTAAGGTAAAGATTAAACCCTGAATTTCAACTCTAATATTGAGTAGCTGGTTCTATTACAGAAGGAAGAAAATCACTATTCACTATTAAGGAGACACATGGAGAACTATGAAAGAAAAACGGAAATTAAACTTCACTAGTCCCAACTACTCAAACAACCACACATTCATAGACGCCAAAACTATTGCTAGCATCTGATCTTTGGTAATCTGATAAAAAGAGAAATACCCAAACCCAGGAAGAAAGGTAACTAAAAGCTAACTACTTTTGGATAAGAACTTATAGAACATTATAAGACAAGATGTTAGAATAGTCCAAAGTTACAGATCACTCACTGAGCTTTTAATTGAGCTTCCCTCTCTTCTAAATCAGCTAGTTCTGATCGAAGTGACTCTACTTCAACAGCTGTCAGCTGAACCTACAAAAAATAATTTGCCATGGTAAGATACATAGGAACTTCATCAATGACATAGGACTTAGAGTGTAAAATCTGTTCAAAGCAAACCTTTTCCTGACCACCATTACTGAGGCTCCAGGGCAGCCCCCGAAAAGAAAACAATTTCAACATGAAAGAAGCCGTTGTTCGAGTCCACCGGTGGTACTGAGAGCTTAGTTATGCTAGACTGAGTGATTGATATTACGTTGACTCAAACTCTCTTATTGACATTCCAATTAATgatttcttttcccttttcCACAAGGAGAAAACACCTCAAAGCTTTAACAGTTCTAGGTTGTGTAATAGGTGTTCTGTTCTAAGAGATTCTTTAAGAAGGAAGGGCAAACCTATATCAGAGGAAGATAGTAATGAGAATTACCCCGAAACATCAACAATGCTAGGAAGGGCATCACGCCCTTAACTAAGCTATACATTTCCTGAATTTGAATTCTCAGATTGATCTTACTATCTTAGTAATCCATATATGACATGCCTGCCAGAATTTGAAATATAGAAGAAGTATGGTTCACCAACATATAAAAAAAGCACATCATATAAACAATCTACATTTCcctttttgttttgttgttttccCCCTTACGTAAAAGAAGTAACTCTTCCACGAAGTTCGAATAAATCATATAAACTGAATCCGGGACATAATATCCTCAGATTATCATCTTGCTAAGCAAGATTAGTAAATTCTTAATTGGTTAGATAAAACTCCAGAGAAATAACACATGACAAATGCATTCAATATTCTCTCTCTTAGAAGCAATAGACCGAGTTTCAAAACCTAAGAGCTGTGATACTCAACTAAAATAGGTTAAAAGTAAAGACTATAACAACATCTATCTCCTATAATACATGATCAGTCAAAGTCATTAACCCCC from Lotus japonicus ecotype B-129 chromosome 2, LjGifu_v1.2 includes:
- the LOC130741248 gene encoding nucleoside diphosphate kinase IV, chloroplastic/mitochondrial-like; this translates as MLKLFSFRGLPWSLSNGGQEKVQLTAVEVESLRSELADLEEREAQLKAQLENIDEILRSSRLSGYLYIRTRWAALPGESPPIDDTEVDDWVPRFVVLQGACLFLYLVCTDLSPQDSTLLSDIIEVDQLPSFKREDDEMRYAFYILTRHGLRYECSSSSKIQVDSWLSALKSDCKLESDTVCRSASRATRSLLSSSNASRFFSEGRAVGAASAVLFTNKAPLLASSYRRAGSQSGPGAWISGALALPAAAFLLQDQEVHAAELERTFIAIKPDGVQRGLISEIISRFERKGYKLVGIKVLVPSKEFAQRHYHDLKERPFFNELCEFLSSGPVVAMVWEGQGAISYGRKLIGATDPQKSEPGTIRGDLAVIVGRNIIHGSDGPETAKDEVNLWFKPEELVNFTSNAEKWVYGSN